The Solibacillus sp. FSL W7-1464 genome contains a region encoding:
- the ylqF gene encoding ribosome biogenesis GTPase YlqF, translating to MTIQWFPGHMAKARRQVSESLKLVDIIFELVDARLPLSSRNPMIDEVIHQKPRLLVLNKQDMADEQETRRWIQYFADRGFKAVAINSLEGKGLQAVTKAAQEILADKWERMKSKGMKPRAIRAMIVGIPNVGKSTLINRLAKKNLAKTGNMPGVTKAQQWIKVGKEIELLDTPGILWPKFEDQEVGYKLALTGAIKDTIMNMEDLAVYGLRFLETHYPNRMEERYNISSVSKELVETFDAIGKLRRVFGQGGEIDYDQVSVLIVRDIREQNLGKLTFDFVSEQLEKEKLEEAIALENEERRKKTAALNRQKKQENNE from the coding sequence ATGACAATTCAATGGTTCCCGGGACATATGGCAAAGGCACGCCGCCAAGTATCGGAAAGTTTAAAGCTTGTCGATATCATTTTTGAGCTGGTCGATGCACGTTTACCGTTATCTTCACGTAATCCGATGATCGATGAAGTCATCCATCAAAAACCGCGCCTGCTCGTTTTAAATAAACAAGATATGGCCGATGAGCAGGAAACACGCCGCTGGATTCAATATTTCGCCGACAGAGGCTTTAAAGCAGTAGCAATTAACTCATTGGAAGGTAAAGGCTTACAGGCGGTCACAAAAGCCGCACAGGAGATTCTGGCGGATAAATGGGAGCGCATGAAGTCTAAAGGAATGAAGCCGCGTGCCATCCGAGCAATGATCGTCGGTATTCCGAATGTCGGGAAATCAACTTTAATTAACCGTTTAGCGAAGAAAAACCTTGCGAAAACAGGTAATATGCCAGGTGTGACGAAAGCGCAGCAATGGATCAAAGTCGGAAAAGAAATCGAACTTCTGGATACACCAGGAATTTTATGGCCGAAGTTTGAAGATCAGGAAGTCGGCTACAAGCTTGCTTTAACAGGTGCGATTAAGGATACGATTATGAACATGGAAGATCTTGCTGTATATGGCCTGCGTTTTTTAGAAACACACTATCCGAATCGCATGGAAGAACGGTATAACATTTCTTCTGTATCGAAAGAGCTTGTCGAGACATTTGATGCAATCGGGAAATTGCGCCGTGTATTTGGACAAGGCGGGGAGATTGACTATGATCAGGTATCCGTATTAATCGTACGCGACATTCGTGAACAGAATCTGGGGAAACTGACATTTGATTTTGTTTCCGAGCAACTTGAAAAAGAGAAGCTGGAAGAAGCGATCGCCCTTGAAAACGAAGAGCGCCGGAAAAAAACAGCCGCGCTGAATCGCCAGAAAAAGCAAGAAAACAACGAATAA
- a CDS encoding ribonuclease HII, translating to MKTIKEITEVLKTAAQIEPWMDLIAKDERAGVQKAWKQFQKRLEKIEALQQAHNEKLLFDASYLPYEDAYIAGTDEAGRGPLAGPVVTAAVILPNHCQELLGVNDSKQLSKEKRNDFAERIKKHALYYAVHFQSAEEIDRLNIYEATRQSMLKSIEALEVTPNFILADAMSLSTSIPQASIIKGDARSLAIAAASILAKTARDDYMEKLDTEYPQYGFAQHAGYGTKQHLEAIAQYGPTDHHRKTFEPIKSMLQRRE from the coding sequence ATGAAAACAATTAAAGAGATTACAGAAGTATTGAAAACAGCAGCACAAATCGAACCATGGATGGATTTGATAGCGAAGGATGAACGGGCAGGCGTTCAAAAAGCATGGAAACAATTTCAAAAACGTCTGGAAAAGATAGAGGCGCTCCAACAAGCACATAATGAAAAGCTGCTATTTGACGCAAGCTATTTACCATATGAAGATGCGTATATCGCGGGAACAGATGAAGCCGGGCGCGGGCCGCTTGCAGGACCTGTCGTAACTGCGGCTGTAATATTGCCGAATCACTGCCAGGAACTGCTTGGTGTAAACGACTCTAAACAATTATCAAAAGAAAAGCGCAATGACTTTGCTGAAAGAATAAAAAAACATGCATTGTATTATGCGGTTCATTTTCAAAGTGCCGAAGAAATTGATCGCCTCAACATATATGAAGCAACACGACAGTCGATGTTAAAAAGTATCGAAGCACTTGAAGTTACACCGAATTTCATATTGGCCGATGCGATGAGCCTTTCGACGTCGATTCCGCAAGCATCTATCATAAAGGGGGATGCACGCAGCCTGGCGATCGCGGCAGCGTCCATTTTAGCGAAAACGGCACGTGACGACTATATGGAGAAGCTGGATACCGAATATCCGCAATACGGCTTTGCCCAGCATGCAGGGTACGGAACAAAACAGCATCTGGAAGCAATCGCGCAATATGGACCTACAGATCATCACCGAAAAACATTTGAACCGATTAAATCAATGCTTCAAAGAAGGGAGTAA
- a CDS encoding EscU/YscU/HrcU family type III secretion system export apparatus switch protein: MTEKKYVRKEAIALSYDPQKSNGPTIVAKGKGKIAENILEKAAMHEVPVYEDPNLVELLGQLDLNTSIPEELYQAVAEVFAFIYHLDEKQRLTFKNK, from the coding sequence ATGACCGAAAAAAAATATGTGCGAAAAGAAGCGATTGCCCTTTCCTATGATCCGCAAAAAAGCAATGGTCCGACAATCGTCGCAAAAGGCAAAGGGAAAATTGCGGAAAATATATTAGAGAAAGCAGCGATGCATGAAGTACCTGTTTATGAAGACCCGAACCTGGTAGAGCTGTTAGGGCAGCTCGATTTGAACACATCAATCCCGGAAGAACTTTACCAGGCGGTTGCAGAAGTTTTTGCTTTTATATATCACTTGGACGAAAAACAGAGGTTAACATTTAAAAATAAATAA
- the sucC gene encoding ADP-forming succinate--CoA ligase subunit beta: protein MNIHEYQGKEILRQYGVAVPRGSVAFSPDEAVKAAKELGSNVTVVKAQIHAGGRGKAGGVKIAKNLDEVRSFSKELLGKILVTHQTGPDGKEVKRLYIEEGSDIKKEYYLSLVLDRATSRVVMMGSEEGGMDIEEVAETNPEKIFKEVIDPVTGLNAFQARRMAFNMNIPAKLVNKAVGLMLGIYKAFIDKDASTVEINPLVVTGDDQVVALDAKFNFDANALYRHKDIVELRDFDEEDPKEIEASKYDLSYISLDGNIGCMVNGAGLAMATMDTISYYGGSPANFLDVGGGATAEKVTEAFKIILSDKNVKGIFVNIFGGIMKCDIIAKGVITAAKEVGLAVPLVVRLEGTNVELGKKLLNESGLNIVAADSMADGAQKIVKLVEAEGGVMA from the coding sequence ATGAATATCCATGAGTATCAAGGGAAAGAGATATTAAGACAATACGGTGTAGCGGTTCCAAGAGGGAGTGTCGCGTTTTCACCAGACGAAGCAGTAAAAGCAGCAAAAGAGCTAGGTTCAAACGTAACAGTAGTAAAAGCACAAATTCATGCAGGGGGCCGCGGTAAAGCGGGGGGCGTTAAAATTGCTAAAAACCTCGATGAAGTTCGCTCTTTCTCGAAAGAATTGTTAGGCAAAATTTTAGTAACTCACCAAACTGGTCCAGACGGTAAAGAAGTTAAGCGTCTTTATATAGAAGAGGGTTCGGACATTAAAAAAGAGTATTACTTAAGTTTAGTATTAGACCGTGCAACTTCTAGAGTCGTAATGATGGGTTCTGAAGAAGGCGGTATGGATATTGAAGAGGTAGCCGAGACAAATCCGGAAAAAATCTTCAAAGAAGTAATTGATCCGGTTACAGGATTAAATGCTTTCCAGGCACGACGCATGGCATTCAATATGAATATCCCTGCTAAGCTAGTAAATAAAGCAGTAGGATTAATGCTTGGTATTTACAAAGCATTCATCGACAAAGATGCATCGACAGTAGAAATCAACCCGCTAGTTGTAACAGGTGATGATCAGGTAGTGGCGCTTGATGCAAAATTCAACTTTGATGCAAACGCTTTATATCGTCACAAAGATATCGTAGAATTACGCGATTTCGATGAAGAAGATCCAAAAGAAATTGAAGCATCTAAGTATGATTTAAGTTATATTTCGCTGGACGGCAATATCGGCTGTATGGTAAATGGTGCAGGTCTTGCCATGGCGACGATGGATACGATTAGTTACTACGGCGGATCACCCGCAAACTTCCTTGATGTTGGGGGCGGTGCGACAGCTGAAAAAGTAACAGAAGCTTTTAAAATTATTTTATCAGACAAAAATGTTAAAGGAATTTTCGTTAACATTTTTGGCGGAATCATGAAGTGTGACATCATTGCAAAAGGTGTTATTACGGCTGCAAAAGAAGTTGGTTTAGCGGTTCCGTTAGTAGTGCGTTTGGAAGGGACAAACGTGGAGCTAGGTAAAAAGTTATTAAATGAATCTGGTTTAAATATTGTGGCAGCCGACTCAATGGCAGACGGCGCACAAAAAATCGTGAAATTAGTTGAAGCTGAAGGCGGGGTAATGGCATGA
- the sucD gene encoding succinate--CoA ligase subunit alpha, with product MSVFINRETKVIVQGITGETALFHTKQMLEYGTKIVAGVTPGKGGLEIEGVPVFNTVQEAVDATGANVSVIYVPAPFAADAIIEAVDADLDMAICITEHIPVLDMVKVKRYMEGKKTRLVGPNCPGVITADECKIGIMPGYIHTKGHVGVVSRSGTLTYEAVHQLSQAGIGQTTAVGIGGDPVNGTNFIDCLKAFNEDPETYAVVMIGEIGGTAEEEAAEWIQENMNKPVVGFIGGQTAPPGKRMGHAGAIISGGKGTAAEKIKAMNAAGIEVAPTPSVIGETLIKVIKEKGLYEACKTH from the coding sequence ATGAGTGTGTTCATTAATAGAGAGACAAAAGTAATCGTACAAGGGATTACTGGGGAAACAGCCCTTTTCCATACAAAACAAATGCTTGAATATGGAACGAAAATCGTTGCAGGGGTAACACCAGGCAAAGGTGGTCTTGAAATCGAAGGTGTGCCTGTGTTCAATACAGTACAGGAAGCAGTCGATGCAACAGGTGCAAACGTATCCGTAATTTACGTACCGGCACCTTTTGCGGCAGATGCTATTATCGAAGCAGTGGATGCAGATCTGGATATGGCGATTTGTATTACAGAACATATTCCGGTACTTGATATGGTAAAAGTAAAGCGCTATATGGAAGGCAAGAAGACACGTTTAGTTGGTCCAAACTGTCCGGGTGTCATTACTGCTGATGAATGTAAAATTGGTATTATGCCAGGCTACATTCATACGAAAGGACATGTAGGTGTAGTTTCGCGTTCTGGTACATTGACTTATGAAGCGGTACACCAACTGTCTCAGGCAGGAATCGGTCAAACAACAGCAGTAGGAATCGGGGGCGACCCGGTCAACGGGACAAACTTTATCGACTGCTTAAAAGCATTCAACGAAGACCCGGAAACTTATGCGGTTGTCATGATTGGAGAAATCGGTGGTACAGCGGAAGAAGAAGCTGCTGAATGGATTCAGGAAAACATGAACAAACCGGTAGTAGGCTTTATCGGCGGTCAAACAGCACCTCCAGGAAAGCGTATGGGTCACGCAGGTGCCATCATTTCCGGCGGTAAAGGAACAGCTGCCGAGAAAATCAAAGCAATGAATGCTGCGGGTATTGAAGTAGCTCCGACGCCTTCTGTAATCGGGGAAACACTGATTAAAGTAATCAAAGAAAAAGGCTTGTACGAAGCTTGTAAAACACATTAA
- the dprA gene encoding DNA-processing protein DprA, protein MTNPTNEQLLKLHYILPLSWEKVRNLMKITDDFDDIPHISPKFLATQLNINQEKSSQLINHYKELIPRSMAIYYDQHNIKAISYTNPLYPERLKQLYDAPAVIYAKGDVQLLSRKKMIAVIGSRAATGYSENILKSILPPLIREQFVIVSGLAKGADRLAHEATIRYGGKTIGVLGHGFFHSYPPQNKELNAYMGKEHLLVTEYPPYVSVQKWHFPARNRIISGLSEALVVTEAALKSGTLITTELALEQGKDVFAVPGNIFSEQSRGTNKLIKEGAIPVWDGFQILEEIQLFSKLR, encoded by the coding sequence ATGACCAATCCAACAAACGAACAATTACTGAAACTGCATTATATTCTTCCTCTCTCCTGGGAAAAGGTCCGGAATTTAATGAAAATTACAGATGATTTCGACGATATACCACATATTTCGCCAAAATTTTTAGCGACTCAGCTAAATATAAATCAAGAAAAATCCTCACAGCTCATAAACCATTATAAAGAGCTCATACCAAGGTCAATGGCCATCTATTATGACCAACATAATATTAAGGCCATCTCCTATACGAATCCTTTATATCCGGAACGTTTAAAACAGCTGTACGATGCGCCTGCTGTAATCTATGCAAAAGGTGATGTTCAGTTACTGAGCAGAAAGAAAATGATTGCTGTCATCGGTTCAAGAGCAGCGACGGGCTATAGTGAGAATATATTGAAATCGATTCTCCCGCCATTGATTCGTGAGCAATTTGTCATAGTGAGCGGACTTGCGAAAGGTGCAGACCGACTTGCACATGAAGCAACTATCCGATATGGTGGAAAGACAATAGGTGTTTTAGGTCATGGCTTTTTCCATAGCTACCCACCACAAAATAAAGAGCTGAATGCATATATGGGCAAGGAACATTTACTTGTAACAGAATATCCACCCTATGTAAGTGTGCAAAAATGGCATTTTCCCGCACGAAACCGTATTATTAGCGGATTGAGTGAAGCGCTTGTCGTTACGGAAGCCGCATTGAAAAGCGGGACACTCATCACAACAGAGCTTGCTCTTGAGCAGGGAAAAGATGTTTTTGCAGTGCCGGGAAATATTTTTAGCGAGCAGTCACGAGGAACAAATAAATTAATAAAAGAAGGTGCAATTCCAGTGTGGGATGGCTTTCAAATCTTAGAGGAAATCCAGTTGTTTTCAAAATTGCGTTGA
- the topA gene encoding type I DNA topoisomerase encodes MADYLVIVESPAKAKTIERYLGKKYKVKASIGHVRDLPRSQMGIDTENNYDPKYITIRGKGPVLQELKTAAKKVKKIYLAADPDREGEAIAWHLATALNIDINSDCRVVFNEITKEAILESFKHPRPINMDLVDAQQARRILDRLVGYNISPILWKKVKKGLSAGRVQSVSLRLIIDRENEIKNFEPEEYWSIEASFEKNKKQFDALYYGNGKEKIKLTNEQQVKDILKGVKGSEFEVMNVVKKERKRNASPAFTTSSLQQEAARKLNFRAKKTMMLAQQLYEGIELSKKEGAVGLITYMRTDSTRISDTAKTEAKSYIETKYGKEFIAGEQKQVKAKANAQDAHEAIRPTSAMRTPEELKAILSRDQLRLYRLIWERFIASQMAPAVLDTVTVDLQNNDVLFRANGSQVKFAGFMKLYIEGTDDQEEETNKLLPEMEIGDKVKSLEIEPKQHFTQPPPRYSEARLVKTLEELGIGRPSTYAPTLDTIQKRGYVQLDAKRFVPTELGEIVHQATLEFFPEIINIEFTAQMEQNLDEVEEGITQWVNVIDQFYKDFEPRVKHADEVMEKIEIKDEPAGEDCEKCGAPMVFKLGRYGKFMACSNFPDCRNTKAIVKPIDVKCPSCETGEIVERKSKTKRIFYGCNQYPECDFVSWDKPISRPCPKCSALLVEKKLKKGVQIQCTNNECDYEEAPSQ; translated from the coding sequence ATGGCAGATTATTTAGTAATTGTTGAATCACCTGCAAAGGCGAAAACAATTGAACGATATTTAGGAAAAAAATATAAAGTAAAAGCTTCGATTGGACATGTACGTGATTTACCACGTAGTCAAATGGGAATCGATACCGAAAATAACTATGATCCAAAATATATTACGATTCGCGGTAAAGGTCCGGTACTTCAGGAACTGAAAACAGCGGCAAAAAAAGTGAAAAAGATTTATCTCGCAGCCGATCCAGACCGCGAAGGGGAAGCAATTGCGTGGCATTTAGCCACTGCTTTGAACATTGATATTAATTCGGATTGCCGTGTCGTATTTAACGAGATTACGAAAGAAGCAATTTTAGAGAGCTTCAAGCACCCGCGCCCGATTAATATGGATTTAGTCGATGCACAGCAGGCGCGTCGTATTTTAGACCGTCTAGTAGGCTACAATATTAGTCCGATTCTTTGGAAAAAGGTTAAGAAGGGCTTATCGGCAGGACGTGTACAATCCGTTTCATTGCGCCTGATCATTGACCGTGAAAATGAAATTAAAAATTTCGAGCCGGAAGAATACTGGTCGATCGAAGCAAGCTTTGAAAAAAATAAAAAGCAATTCGATGCCTTATATTATGGAAACGGCAAAGAAAAAATTAAATTAACAAATGAACAGCAAGTAAAAGACATATTAAAAGGTGTAAAAGGCTCGGAATTTGAAGTAATGAATGTTGTAAAAAAAGAACGAAAACGCAATGCCTCTCCGGCCTTTACTACTTCTTCACTTCAACAGGAAGCCGCACGTAAATTAAATTTCCGTGCCAAGAAAACAATGATGCTTGCACAGCAGCTTTATGAAGGTATTGAACTCAGCAAAAAAGAAGGCGCGGTCGGATTAATCACATACATGCGTACCGATTCAACGCGTATTTCCGATACAGCAAAAACTGAGGCCAAGTCATATATCGAAACAAAATACGGCAAAGAATTCATAGCCGGGGAACAAAAACAGGTAAAAGCAAAAGCAAATGCACAAGATGCCCATGAAGCAATCCGTCCAACGAGTGCAATGCGCACACCTGAAGAGCTTAAAGCTATTTTAAGCCGTGACCAGCTGCGATTGTACCGTCTGATTTGGGAGCGCTTTATCGCAAGTCAAATGGCGCCAGCCGTACTTGATACCGTGACAGTTGATTTGCAAAACAATGATGTACTGTTCCGCGCGAACGGATCTCAGGTGAAATTTGCCGGATTTATGAAGCTTTATATTGAAGGTACAGACGATCAGGAAGAAGAAACAAATAAGCTTTTACCTGAAATGGAAATCGGCGATAAAGTAAAATCGCTTGAAATTGAACCGAAGCAGCACTTCACTCAGCCACCTCCACGCTATTCAGAGGCGCGTCTAGTAAAGACATTGGAAGAGCTAGGTATAGGCCGTCCATCGACATATGCTCCAACACTGGATACTATCCAAAAGCGCGGTTATGTGCAGCTTGATGCGAAGCGCTTTGTGCCGACTGAACTTGGAGAGATCGTTCATCAGGCAACATTGGAATTTTTCCCGGAAATCATCAACATCGAATTTACTGCACAGATGGAGCAGAATCTGGATGAAGTCGAAGAGGGCATTACACAGTGGGTAAATGTTATCGATCAATTTTACAAAGATTTTGAACCTCGGGTAAAACATGCGGATGAAGTGATGGAAAAAATTGAAATCAAAGACGAGCCTGCAGGTGAAGACTGCGAAAAATGCGGCGCGCCAATGGTATTCAAGCTTGGACGTTACGGGAAATTTATGGCTTGCTCAAACTTCCCGGATTGCCGCAATACAAAAGCAATCGTGAAACCGATCGATGTGAAATGCCCTTCATGTGAGACAGGTGAAATTGTCGAGCGTAAATCCAAAACTAAGCGTATTTTTTACGGATGCAACCAGTATCCGGAATGTGACTTCGTATCATGGGATAAGCCGATTAGTAGACCTTGTCCGAAATGTAGTGCATTATTAGTAGAGAAGAAATTGAAAAAAGGTGTTCAGATTCAGTGTACAAACAATGAATGTGATTATGAAGAAGCACCGTCACAATAA
- the trmFO gene encoding FADH(2)-oxidizing methylenetetrahydrofolate--tRNA-(uracil(54)-C(5))-methyltransferase TrmFO, which yields MTQQVVNVIGAGLAGSEAAWQIAKRGVKVRLYEMRPVKQTPAHHTDKFAELVCSNSLRANGLTNAVGVIKEEMRKLDSVIIAAADNSSVPAGGALAVDRHEFAGIVTEKVKNHPLIEVINEEVTEIPEGITVIATGPLTSEALAKQIQGLTGEDYLYFYDAAAPIIEKDSIDMDKVYLKSRYDKGEAAYLNCPMTKEEFNAFREALITAECAPLKEFEKEKYFEGCMPIEVMAARGEKTMTFGPMKPVGLEDPKTDKRPYAVVQLRQDDAAGTLYNLVGFQTHLKWPEQKRVFSMIPGLENLEIVRYGVMHRNTFINSPKVLTQTYQLKARPNLFFAGQMTGVEGYVESAGSGLIAGINAARMALGQELLYFPHETALGAMARYITHTDAKNFQPMNVNFGIFPELGERIKSKPERAERHANRALESIQNFINNQAI from the coding sequence ATGACACAACAAGTAGTAAATGTAATTGGTGCAGGTTTAGCCGGTTCAGAAGCAGCTTGGCAAATTGCAAAACGAGGTGTGAAGGTACGTTTATATGAAATGCGTCCAGTAAAACAAACACCGGCACATCATACAGATAAATTCGCTGAGCTAGTATGCTCAAACTCTTTACGTGCGAACGGGCTGACAAATGCTGTTGGTGTAATTAAAGAGGAAATGCGTAAATTGGATTCTGTCATTATTGCAGCGGCGGACAATAGTTCTGTACCTGCAGGTGGCGCTTTAGCGGTAGACCGTCATGAATTTGCGGGAATCGTAACAGAAAAAGTGAAGAACCACCCGTTAATCGAAGTAATCAACGAAGAGGTAACTGAAATTCCGGAAGGGATTACAGTGATCGCAACAGGCCCATTAACTTCTGAAGCATTGGCAAAACAAATTCAGGGGCTTACAGGTGAAGATTATTTGTATTTCTATGATGCGGCAGCACCGATCATCGAAAAAGATTCGATCGATATGGATAAAGTATACTTGAAATCACGCTATGACAAAGGTGAAGCGGCATACTTGAACTGTCCGATGACAAAAGAAGAATTCAATGCTTTCCGTGAAGCACTAATTACAGCGGAATGCGCACCTCTAAAAGAATTCGAAAAAGAAAAGTATTTCGAAGGATGTATGCCGATTGAAGTAATGGCAGCACGCGGCGAAAAAACGATGACATTCGGACCGATGAAACCGGTTGGTCTGGAAGATCCGAAAACGGATAAGCGTCCATATGCTGTTGTTCAATTACGACAGGATGATGCAGCTGGGACACTTTATAATCTAGTAGGTTTCCAAACACATTTAAAATGGCCGGAACAAAAACGTGTCTTCTCGATGATTCCTGGATTAGAAAACTTGGAAATTGTGCGATACGGCGTAATGCACCGTAATACGTTCATCAATTCTCCAAAAGTGCTGACACAGACATATCAGTTGAAAGCACGTCCAAATCTTTTCTTCGCAGGTCAAATGACTGGTGTAGAAGGCTATGTAGAATCTGCCGGCAGTGGTCTGATTGCAGGGATTAATGCAGCACGTATGGCTTTAGGCCAAGAGTTGCTTTACTTCCCGCATGAAACAGCCTTAGGTGCAATGGCGAGGTATATTACACATACAGATGCGAAAAACTTCCAGCCGATGAACGTGAACTTCGGGATTTTCCCGGAACTTGGAGAACGCATTAAATCAAAGCCGGAACGTGCAGAGCGACATGCTAACCGGGCATTGGAATCAATTCAGAATTTTATTAATAATCAGGCAATTTAA
- the xerC gene encoding tyrosine recombinase XerC, whose translation MDENLQSQLDQFIRYVQLEKNFSLHTVREYTSDLEEFFAFLHAEGIQKITEVEYIHARLYVTKLYDEQKARTSISRKISSIRSFFRFLNREQNIDDAPFRSLYHPKKEERLPSFFYEEELKELFEKNEGDEPIQIRNMALLELLYATGMRVSECVSLELTDIDFHYNIVRVMGKGRKERIIPFGQYAHDALMRYINQVRPTLMKKENHQKVFVNMRGGELTTRGVRYILSEMIDNASMHTKIYPHMLRHTFATHLLNNGADMRTVQELLGHANLSSTQIYTHVTKEALRKTYMNSHPRA comes from the coding sequence ATGGATGAAAATTTGCAAAGCCAGCTTGATCAATTTATTCGCTACGTGCAACTAGAAAAAAACTTTTCCCTACATACTGTTCGCGAATATACTTCTGATTTAGAAGAATTTTTTGCATTTTTGCATGCTGAAGGTATACAAAAAATTACAGAAGTTGAGTATATCCATGCACGTCTATATGTAACAAAGCTTTATGATGAACAAAAAGCAAGAACTTCAATTTCCAGGAAAATCTCATCGATCCGTTCTTTTTTCCGATTTTTAAATCGAGAACAGAATATTGATGATGCTCCGTTTCGTTCACTTTATCATCCGAAAAAGGAAGAGCGATTACCGAGCTTTTTTTATGAGGAAGAACTGAAGGAATTATTCGAGAAAAATGAAGGCGATGAGCCAATCCAGATTCGTAATATGGCGCTGTTGGAACTTCTCTATGCAACGGGAATGCGTGTAAGCGAGTGTGTCAGTTTGGAACTGACAGACATCGATTTTCATTACAATATCGTCCGTGTAATGGGAAAGGGCCGGAAAGAGCGAATTATTCCGTTCGGTCAATATGCGCATGATGCACTGATGCGGTATATAAATCAAGTACGTCCAACGTTAATGAAGAAGGAAAATCATCAGAAAGTTTTTGTCAATATGCGCGGTGGCGAACTTACTACCCGTGGTGTGCGTTATATATTAAGTGAGATGATAGACAATGCCAGTATGCATACGAAAATTTATCCACATATGTTGCGACACACATTTGCTACGCATTTATTGAATAATGGGGCAGATATGCGTACAGTCCAGGAGCTGCTTGGGCACGCCAATTTATCTTCAACTCAAATTTATACTCATGTAACGAAGGAAGCTTTAAGAAAGACATATATGAATAGTCATCCGAGAGCATAG
- the hslV gene encoding ATP-dependent protease subunit HslV, with product MGQIHATTIFAIHHNGECAMAGDGQVTLGNAVVMKHTARKVRRLFNGKVLAGFAGSVADAFTLFEMFEAKLNEYNGNLQRAAVEVAKQWRGDKMLRQLEAMLLVMDKSTLLLVSGTGEVIEPDDGILAIGSGGNYALSAGRALKKHAGEHLSAKEIAEAALTTAADICVFTNHNIILEVL from the coding sequence ATGGGTCAAATTCATGCGACAACGATTTTCGCTATCCACCATAATGGTGAATGTGCAATGGCCGGGGATGGTCAGGTAACATTGGGAAATGCAGTTGTAATGAAGCATACGGCACGTAAGGTCAGACGTCTGTTTAATGGGAAAGTCTTGGCAGGTTTCGCAGGTTCTGTTGCGGACGCTTTTACATTATTCGAAATGTTTGAGGCAAAACTGAATGAATATAATGGTAACCTGCAAAGAGCTGCAGTAGAAGTAGCAAAGCAATGGCGGGGAGATAAAATGCTCCGTCAATTGGAAGCGATGCTGCTTGTAATGGATAAATCAACATTGCTCCTTGTTTCAGGTACTGGTGAAGTAATTGAGCCGGACGATGGCATTTTAGCAATTGGCTCAGGTGGAAACTATGCTTTATCAGCCGGAAGAGCATTAAAAAAACATGCGGGCGAGCATTTATCGGCAAAAGAAATTGCAGAGGCTGCGCTGACGACTGCTGCGGATATTTGTGTTTTTACAAACCATAATATTATCTTGGAGGTATTATAA